A single genomic interval of Bacteroidota bacterium harbors:
- the mfd gene encoding transcription-repair coupling factor, with the protein MKLEQLLKNYFDSDNTLQILEKLRSPGNAHVQLKGLVGSFPSFALTAVAAQLKKVHLCILPDQEGAAYFLNDLENILGKESVLFFPSSGRKPYEHSQGDSSSILLRAEVLNHLLQRSEDACAPVVVVTYPEALAEKVVTRSHLSKNTLQVLKGEKLSVDFVIDVLLEYGFSRVDYVVEPGQFSVRGGIIDVFSFSSDDPYRVELSGDEVESIRSFDTVSQLSVEQLDKINVVPNIQTKLLRESRQSFLEYIPAETVLWLNDLEFISETIHKEVERATGAFEKLEALIDQLPPSELFIDREIFIKQVSAFSTVEFGNRFYLNADLTITYDLSPQPAFRKNFGLLMADLDEKGKTGFSNIIFFDTVKQAERLHNIFKDIAVKGEVSDPLSVQSNWEGADFSIHEGFVDKQNKIACYTDHQIFERYHRFRLKNAFSKTNEAITLKEIKGLNPGDYITHIDHGIGRYGGLEKMEVNGKLQEAIRLVYRDNDILYVSIHSLHRISKYGGKEGAIPKIDKLGSNAWQNLKQKTKRKVKEIAFDLIKLYAERKAKKGFAFAPDNYLQNELEASFIYEDTPDQLKATRDVKKDMEDPAPMDRLVCGDVGFGKTEIAIRAVFKAAIDGKQSAVLVPTTILALQHYRTFSDRLKGMPCTVDYINRFKSAREQRETLEKLAEGKIDIIIGTHRIVGKDVKFKDLGLLVIDEEQKFGVGVKDKLKTIKTNVDTLTLTATPIPRTLQFSMMGARDLSIINTPPPNRYPVQTELHSFNHELIRDAIMYEVSRRGQVFFIHNRVGTLAEIELLINKLCPNVRALTAHGQMDGDKLEEAMMHFIDGDYDVLISTTIVESGLDIPNANTMIINDAHTFGLSDLHQLRGRVGRSNKKAFCYLLAPPHSVLTSEAQKRLRAISEFSDLGSGFQIAMRDLDIRGAGNLLGAEQSGFITEIGYEMYQKILDEAMEELREEISVKEEGQGMKDKGNTGDTGSSLPGPSSPASQNFIKDCQIDTDLEILIPDSYVSNITERLGLYRELDDSKIENDLAAFENKLKDRFGPVPLQTMELINTVRLRWAALQIGFEKIILKNNKLVGHFISKQNSPYYQSLVFHIVLKYVQQNPKICRMKENNNKLTLTFENIKTIDMAIVVIKKIVSNT; encoded by the coding sequence ATGAAGTTAGAGCAGCTGCTTAAGAACTATTTTGATAGTGATAACACTTTACAGATCCTTGAAAAGTTAAGATCGCCTGGGAATGCTCATGTCCAATTGAAAGGACTGGTGGGTTCCTTTCCTTCATTTGCGTTAACAGCCGTTGCCGCGCAACTAAAAAAGGTCCATTTATGTATACTTCCCGATCAGGAAGGTGCCGCCTATTTTTTAAATGATCTTGAAAATATTCTTGGTAAGGAATCTGTTTTATTTTTTCCTTCTTCAGGTCGTAAGCCTTATGAACATTCACAGGGCGATAGCTCCAGTATTTTATTGAGGGCGGAAGTGTTAAATCATCTCTTGCAGCGATCTGAAGATGCCTGTGCACCTGTTGTTGTTGTCACATATCCTGAGGCACTTGCTGAAAAAGTAGTGACCCGGTCACATCTTTCAAAAAATACGCTCCAGGTATTGAAAGGAGAAAAGTTGTCGGTTGATTTTGTAATTGATGTGTTGTTAGAATATGGTTTCAGCCGTGTTGATTATGTTGTTGAGCCCGGACAGTTTTCTGTACGGGGCGGGATTATAGATGTATTTTCATTTTCAAGTGATGATCCGTATAGAGTAGAATTATCGGGGGATGAAGTTGAATCCATTAGGTCATTTGACACTGTTAGCCAGTTGTCTGTTGAACAATTGGACAAAATAAATGTTGTTCCCAATATTCAGACTAAATTGCTCAGAGAGAGCAGGCAAAGTTTTTTAGAGTATATACCTGCTGAAACAGTTTTGTGGCTGAATGACCTTGAATTTATTTCTGAGACAATTCATAAAGAGGTTGAGCGGGCCACAGGCGCTTTTGAAAAGCTCGAAGCATTGATTGATCAGCTCCCGCCATCAGAATTGTTTATTGATCGGGAAATATTCATTAAGCAGGTATCTGCTTTTTCAACGGTAGAATTTGGTAATCGATTTTACCTGAATGCGGATCTGACCATTACGTATGACCTTTCTCCTCAGCCTGCCTTTAGGAAAAATTTCGGCTTATTAATGGCTGATCTTGATGAAAAAGGCAAAACCGGATTTAGCAACATCATATTTTTCGATACTGTAAAACAAGCCGAAAGATTACACAATATTTTTAAAGACATTGCTGTAAAAGGCGAAGTCTCTGATCCTCTCTCTGTTCAAAGCAACTGGGAAGGAGCTGATTTTTCCATCCATGAGGGTTTTGTTGACAAGCAGAATAAAATCGCCTGCTATACTGATCACCAGATATTTGAACGCTATCACCGTTTTCGGTTAAAGAATGCTTTCAGTAAAACCAATGAAGCGATTACCCTGAAGGAGATAAAGGGACTTAATCCGGGTGATTATATCACACATATTGATCATGGCATCGGTCGTTATGGCGGACTCGAAAAAATGGAAGTGAATGGCAAGTTGCAGGAAGCGATCCGATTGGTATATAGGGACAATGATATTTTGTATGTAAGCATACATTCCCTGCATCGTATTTCAAAATACGGAGGGAAAGAAGGCGCTATTCCCAAGATAGACAAGCTGGGAAGTAATGCCTGGCAAAATCTGAAGCAAAAAACAAAGAGGAAAGTTAAAGAGATCGCGTTCGACCTGATAAAATTATATGCTGAACGCAAAGCAAAAAAAGGGTTTGCTTTTGCACCGGATAATTATCTGCAGAACGAATTAGAAGCATCCTTCATTTATGAAGATACCCCGGACCAGCTTAAAGCCACACGTGATGTAAAAAAAGATATGGAAGATCCGGCACCTATGGACAGATTAGTTTGTGGTGATGTTGGATTCGGAAAAACGGAGATCGCCATACGTGCTGTTTTTAAAGCAGCAATTGATGGGAAACAATCGGCAGTGCTTGTTCCGACAACAATACTTGCCTTACAGCATTACCGGACATTTTCAGACCGACTGAAAGGGATGCCATGCACTGTAGATTATATAAATCGTTTTAAGTCGGCCAGGGAGCAGAGAGAAACATTGGAGAAACTCGCCGAGGGTAAGATCGACATTATTATAGGCACCCACAGGATAGTTGGTAAGGATGTAAAATTCAAAGACCTGGGCTTGCTGGTGATTGATGAAGAACAAAAGTTCGGTGTCGGAGTTAAGGATAAACTGAAAACTATCAAAACGAATGTGGATACCCTGACACTGACGGCGACTCCTATTCCACGTACATTGCAATTCTCGATGATGGGAGCGCGTGACCTGTCTATTATTAATACTCCGCCTCCCAATCGTTACCCTGTGCAGACCGAATTGCATTCATTCAACCATGAATTGATTCGCGACGCAATTATGTATGAAGTTTCGCGGCGCGGACAAGTGTTCTTTATTCATAACCGTGTTGGAACTCTTGCCGAGATCGAATTACTGATCAATAAGCTATGTCCGAATGTAAGGGCGTTAACCGCCCACGGGCAAATGGATGGAGATAAACTGGAAGAAGCAATGATGCATTTTATTGATGGCGACTATGATGTACTTATATCAACCACCATTGTTGAATCGGGGCTCGATATACCAAACGCCAATACAATGATCATTAATGATGCTCATACTTTCGGGTTAAGTGATCTGCACCAATTACGTGGCCGGGTGGGTCGTTCCAATAAAAAAGCATTTTGTTATTTGCTTGCTCCGCCCCATTCAGTGCTGACGAGTGAAGCTCAGAAACGTTTGCGTGCCATATCCGAGTTCTCCGACCTGGGAAGTGGTTTTCAGATCGCGATGCGCGACCTTGATATAAGAGGTGCCGGAAATTTATTAGGTGCCGAGCAAAGCGGTTTCATTACGGAGATCGGTTACGAAATGTACCAGAAAATACTGGACGAAGCTATGGAGGAATTGCGGGAAGAGATTTCTGTGAAGGAGGAGGGACAGGGGATGAAGGACAAGGGAAATACAGGGGATACAGGCTCTTCTCTTCCTGGTCCTTCGTCTCCAGCCTCTCAAAACTTTATAAAAGATTGCCAGATCGATACCGACCTTGAAATACTTATTCCGGATAGTTACGTGAGCAATATTACAGAACGGCTTGGTTTGTATCGTGAACTCGATGATAGCAAAATTGAAAATGACCTTGCTGCATTTGAGAATAAATTGAAGGATCGTTTTGGTCCCGTTCCCCTCCAAACAATGGAATTAATAAATACTGTGCGTTTGCGTTGGGCGGCACTTCAGATCGGTTTTGAGAAAATAATACTTAAGAATAATAAGCTGGTCGGTCACTTTATTTCAAAACAGAATTCGCCTTATTATCAAAGCCTTGTTTTCCATATAGTTTTAAAATATGTGCAACAAAATCCAAAAATTTGCAGAATGAAAGAAAATAATAATAAACTTACCCTGACTTTTGAAAATATTAAAACAATTGATATGGCAATAGTGGTTATCAAGAAAATAGTTTCGAATACGTAA
- a CDS encoding PKD domain-containing protein encodes MIKSVTKQIAFILLTVVAEILNAQCLLKEVSLADRANASDLIIEGKVISKESYWNARHSMIYTMNTLEVYKIFKGSLSTTSINIITEGGIVGFDRITVEPGLELNVGDIGVFTSVSNTLPVPAYQNNIFPHYNTYASVQGFIKYDQISGRAGDGFKSYDNIDKQVYKVIESQTQQAFKIIQSFSLDIYFNNSAKLMAGPSITNFSPATITAGTKSQLTINGTGFGATRGSGTVGFKNGNDGGGTYINPIATQYISWSDTQIIVEVPSNAGTGTITVNQSGTGTSGSTLTISYSELNATYDPGTGTQKYKTHHVSDNGSGGYTWQMHTAFDGNASAKASFIRAFDTWRCNTGVNWTIGSTTSVSAHSSDGTNVIAFDDNDALGAGVLGTCYSYWSSCDGSDWYVNELDIIFDNGSNITPRTWQYGTALPSTNEYDFETVAVHELGHGHQLGHVINAGAIMHYAISNGTSNRSLSTNDLNGGNDVQSRSTAGNACGTAMTNYPGCGTPPVANFTSNKTSVCAGGSVSFTDQSTNTPTSWAWTFSGGTPGTSTLQNPSITYNAAGTYTVSLMATNSNGSDTKTVTNYITVNINPSASSSTTDISCNGGSDGSASVSASSGASPYTYSWSTGSTAITIASLAAATYTCTTTDNKGCSVTTTAVVSQPSALSVSLTPTNTGTCGGSDGSITSSVSGGTPGYTYSWQNSATSANISSLVAATYSLTVTDNKGCVKSGSATVNNTGCVVGITNLSAGYCGITISNFNQLIYCDQVTGASDYEYRFVNVGLAFSKSVQRGSGLTDFNVAAIAGLSYATVYNVDVRAYVSGSWGSYGTVCTVTTPSFPTTQLSGSSCGAVFSSLNQVIYCDQVSGASDYEYRFVNSGTAYSQTVQRGSGLNDINLLSVQGLKYGLSYNVDVRAYVGGEWGSFGNVCAISISSVPLTQLASTYCGTTFTTLNQVIYCNQVSGGSNYEYRFVNSGTGYSQTVQRQSGLTDLNLLVVPGLKYGLTYNVDVRTYVGGTWGSFGTVCTITMSSILSTKVASSYCGSSVSSFAQALYCDQVPGASNYEYRVTNSGLAYSQTKQRSSGLTDFYMGWFSGLLPGTTYDVEVRAYVGGTWGNFGAICTVTTAGGYQIVAHQRNPDSFENSVINRNPSSDMLIYPNPISINNMLSIDLGDMLDDESSGEIKVYNILGGEITAKKIVNVRLVELNIDERFTPGLYFVEVAAGEKRQSKVIVIQ; translated from the coding sequence ATGATAAAATCAGTTACAAAACAAATTGCGTTTATTTTGCTTACGGTTGTTGCAGAAATACTGAACGCACAATGCTTATTAAAAGAGGTTTCACTTGCTGATCGTGCTAATGCATCTGATCTGATCATAGAAGGTAAAGTTATTTCTAAGGAATCCTATTGGAATGCAAGGCATAGTATGATATATACGATGAATACCCTTGAGGTATATAAGATTTTTAAAGGCTCACTCAGCACAACAAGCATTAACATAATTACTGAAGGCGGAATTGTGGGCTTTGACAGGATAACGGTTGAGCCGGGGCTGGAGTTGAATGTAGGTGATATAGGGGTGTTTACAAGTGTTTCAAATACATTGCCTGTTCCGGCCTATCAAAATAATATATTCCCGCATTATAATACCTATGCAAGCGTTCAGGGATTTATAAAGTATGATCAAATCTCCGGCAGGGCAGGTGACGGATTTAAATCATATGACAATATAGATAAACAAGTATACAAGGTAATTGAAAGTCAAACGCAACAGGCTTTTAAAATAATTCAGTCCTTCAGCCTTGATATTTATTTTAACAATTCGGCCAAATTGATGGCGGGCCCCAGTATTACAAATTTTAGTCCCGCTACTATCACAGCGGGTACCAAATCGCAGTTAACAATTAATGGTACAGGATTTGGAGCAACAAGGGGTTCCGGGACTGTTGGATTTAAAAATGGAAACGATGGAGGCGGTACATATATTAATCCCATAGCAACCCAGTATATATCCTGGTCCGATACTCAGATCATTGTTGAAGTGCCATCAAATGCAGGTACCGGAACTATAACAGTAAATCAAAGCGGGACAGGAACAAGCGGCTCAACATTAACGATCAGTTATTCGGAACTTAACGCGACCTATGATCCGGGCACGGGAACGCAAAAATATAAAACACATCATGTAAGCGATAATGGAAGCGGGGGCTATACATGGCAAATGCATACGGCGTTTGATGGAAACGCTTCGGCAAAAGCAAGTTTTATACGAGCCTTTGATACCTGGCGTTGCAATACAGGTGTTAACTGGACAATAGGTTCAACAACATCTGTAAGTGCTCATTCAAGTGATGGAACTAATGTTATCGCCTTTGATGACAATGATGCCCTGGGAGCGGGTGTTTTAGGAACATGTTACAGCTATTGGTCTTCCTGTGACGGCTCGGACTGGTACGTGAATGAGCTGGATATTATATTTGACAATGGAAGTAATATTACTCCAAGAACCTGGCAGTATGGAACTGCATTGCCTTCAACAAATGAGTATGATTTTGAAACCGTTGCAGTTCACGAACTGGGTCATGGTCATCAATTGGGACACGTAATTAATGCCGGAGCCATTATGCATTATGCTATCTCTAATGGTACCTCAAACCGTTCCCTTAGTACGAACGATCTGAATGGGGGCAACGATGTTCAGAGCAGGAGTACGGCGGGTAATGCCTGCGGTACAGCAATGACAAATTACCCGGGTTGCGGAACTCCTCCGGTAGCAAATTTCACTTCCAATAAAACTTCAGTTTGTGCCGGTGGATCGGTAAGTTTCACTGATCAAAGTACAAATACACCCACTTCATGGGCATGGACGTTCAGTGGAGGTACGCCTGGTACGTCAACTTTGCAAAATCCTAGTATTACTTATAATGCAGCAGGAACTTATACGGTTTCATTAATGGCCACAAATTCAAATGGCAGCGACACCAAAACTGTTACTAATTATATAACTGTAAATATTAATCCTTCAGCGTCGTCTTCCACTACAGATATTTCCTGTAATGGAGGCAGTGACGGAAGTGCTTCTGTTTCTGCCAGTAGTGGAGCAAGCCCATATACCTATTCTTGGAGCACCGGTTCGACTGCTATTACTATTGCAAGTCTTGCAGCGGCCACCTATACCTGTACTACTACAGATAACAAGGGATGTTCTGTTACTACAACCGCGGTTGTTTCGCAGCCATCAGCATTAAGTGTTTCACTTACTCCAACCAACACAGGCACATGTGGTGGAAGTGATGGGTCTATAACCAGCTCGGTTAGCGGTGGAACACCAGGTTATACTTATTCATGGCAGAATTCGGCAACTTCTGCTAATATTAGTAGTCTTGTCGCTGCTACTTATTCTTTAACAGTTACAGATAATAAAGGTTGTGTCAAATCAGGTTCAGCTACTGTGAATAATACCGGATGCGTGGTAGGAATAACCAACCTTTCAGCCGGGTATTGTGGAATTACGATTAGTAATTTTAATCAGTTAATTTATTGCGACCAGGTAACAGGAGCTTCGGATTATGAGTATCGTTTTGTAAACGTGGGATTGGCTTTCAGTAAATCTGTTCAACGTGGAAGTGGGTTAACAGACTTCAATGTTGCTGCTATTGCAGGTCTATCGTATGCAACGGTCTACAATGTTGATGTTCGTGCTTATGTATCAGGTTCATGGGGTAGTTATGGAACTGTTTGCACAGTAACTACACCTTCGTTCCCAACTACCCAGTTATCAGGGAGTTCATGTGGGGCAGTATTTTCTTCATTGAATCAGGTGATTTATTGTGATCAGGTAAGCGGAGCCTCGGACTATGAATATCGTTTTGTAAATTCCGGTACCGCTTATAGCCAAACTGTTCAGCGCGGAAGCGGCCTGAATGACATTAACCTGCTTTCAGTACAAGGTTTAAAATATGGATTATCTTATAATGTTGATGTTCGTGCATACGTTGGAGGAGAATGGGGTAGTTTTGGAAATGTATGTGCAATTTCAATATCCTCGGTACCTTTAACACAATTGGCAAGTACTTATTGTGGTACCACATTTACTACACTTAATCAGGTGATATATTGTAACCAGGTTAGTGGAGGTTCAAATTATGAATATCGCTTTGTAAATTCAGGTACGGGCTACAGTCAGACTGTTCAACGTCAAAGTGGCCTGACCGATCTTAACCTCCTTGTTGTACCGGGATTAAAATATGGTTTAACATATAATGTCGATGTTCGTACTTATGTTGGAGGCACTTGGGGATCTTTTGGTACCGTTTGTACAATTACAATGTCATCTATACTTTCCACCAAGGTTGCAAGCTCTTATTGTGGAAGTAGTGTTTCCAGTTTTGCTCAGGCATTGTATTGTGATCAGGTTCCCGGTGCGAGTAATTATGAATACCGAGTTACTAATTCCGGATTGGCATACTCTCAAACAAAACAACGCTCCAGCGGACTCACTGATTTCTATATGGGCTGGTTTTCCGGACTTTTACCTGGAACCACATATGATGTCGAAGTGAGGGCATATGTTGGAGGCACCTGGGGAAATTTCGGTGCTATTTGTACGGTAACAACTGCAGGAGGCTACCAAATAGTGGCGCATCAACGCAATCCGGATTCTTTTGAAAATTCTGTTATAAATAGGAATCCTTCTTCGGATATGCTTATATATCCCAATCCCATATCAATAAATAACATGCTTTCAATTGATCTAGGAGATATGTTGGATGATGAATCATCAGGTGAAATAAAAGTATATAATATTTTAGGTGGAGAAATAACCGCAAAAAAAATCGTCAATGTCCGTCTTGTTGAGCTGAATATAGATGAACGTTTCACTCCTGGTTTATATTTTGTGGAAGTCGCTGCAGGAGAGAAGAGGCAGAGCAAGGTGATAGTAATTCAATAA
- a CDS encoding T9SS type A sorting domain-containing protein has translation MIKPILINTKVMILASVLLTAQYVNAQTGPGGVGNAATNVIWLKANAGTSTTIDGAAVSGWNDQSGNIKNAAAGAGQEPVYKANIINSTLPVLRFTAASNHRMLSTGVSSSSTLSLWAVVQYSSLPSANPGIVQGSPAGLAFSTIGPDKSVGLWVENTGKVWGRGVQSDGIPRNLTKVTTLSPGTFYIINTVYDGTNIKQYVNNAISGTAAYNGTLKSWSDFGVGRQGSETWNGDIAEVFAFNFAANTAQRLVADNYLSSKYNIALSSNDKYSGDIAGNGDYDSEVTGIGRMDASNTYATAYSAGLHLAQSANFGDGDYLFAGHKTVSNSVNASDIGGMSGSDNARWERIWYFDVTETSAPASATNITFDMSEGGMSATPATPANYVLLYRAGQAGNWTELAVGSSIAGDQISFTGVTLSSDGYYTLGTKNKASSPLPIQLLSFDARLVDKVKVELNWKTATEVNNDYFTIERSKNGATFEDIGHVKGSGNSSSEKTYSLVDDGPYEGNSYYRLKQTDFDGKNETFEMVAVYYEKQPGGGCILKVFPNPCAGQCTVALTDCISAEDPEINVELIDAAGNKVYSKIPYRDDKGSFNFQIDTENNLTPGVYIVRGINKKESYAQKLLVK, from the coding sequence ATGATAAAACCTATACTTATTAATACAAAAGTGATGATCCTCGCTTCTGTATTACTTACCGCGCAATATGTCAATGCCCAAACAGGGCCGGGTGGTGTTGGGAACGCCGCCACCAATGTTATATGGTTAAAAGCCAATGCAGGCACTTCCACAACTATTGATGGCGCTGCTGTTAGTGGTTGGAACGATCAATCGGGGAATATAAAGAATGCGGCGGCCGGTGCAGGGCAAGAACCTGTCTATAAGGCGAATATTATTAATTCAACTCTTCCTGTATTGCGGTTTACTGCGGCCAGTAATCATCGTATGCTTTCAACAGGTGTCAGTTCCAGCTCAACACTGTCATTATGGGCAGTTGTTCAATATTCCTCTTTGCCTTCTGCGAATCCTGGAATAGTACAGGGTTCGCCTGCAGGCCTTGCATTTTCTACAATAGGTCCTGATAAATCTGTTGGGCTTTGGGTTGAAAATACCGGCAAGGTGTGGGGGAGAGGAGTTCAATCTGATGGTATTCCCAGGAACCTTACTAAGGTTACCACGTTGAGCCCGGGAACATTTTACATCATTAACACTGTGTATGACGGAACAAACATAAAACAATACGTGAATAATGCTATTTCAGGTACCGCTGCATATAATGGAACCTTAAAGTCGTGGTCGGATTTTGGTGTTGGAAGGCAAGGCTCGGAAACCTGGAATGGGGATATTGCTGAGGTGTTTGCATTTAATTTCGCTGCAAATACAGCACAGCGGTTAGTTGCAGATAATTACCTGTCGAGCAAGTATAACATTGCGCTTAGTTCCAATGATAAATATTCCGGTGATATAGCTGGAAATGGTGATTATGATTCGGAAGTGACAGGAATAGGACGGATGGATGCCTCCAATACATATGCAACAGCATATTCGGCCGGCTTGCATTTAGCCCAAAGTGCAAATTTTGGTGATGGCGATTATTTATTTGCAGGACATAAGACGGTTTCTAATTCTGTTAACGCAAGTGATATTGGCGGGATGAGTGGCAGTGATAACGCGCGGTGGGAAAGAATATGGTATTTTGATGTAACAGAAACAAGTGCGCCTGCAAGTGCGACCAATATTACATTTGATATGAGTGAAGGCGGAATGTCTGCAACTCCTGCAACCCCTGCAAATTATGTGTTATTATACAGGGCGGGTCAGGCCGGTAATTGGACCGAATTAGCTGTCGGTTCATCAATAGCGGGGGATCAGATCAGTTTTACCGGAGTGACGTTGAGCAGTGACGGATACTATACTTTAGGTACAAAAAATAAAGCAAGCTCGCCGCTACCCATACAACTTCTCAGCTTTGATGCCAGGCTGGTTGATAAAGTAAAAGTAGAGTTGAATTGGAAAACGGCAACGGAAGTGAATAACGATTATTTTACAATTGAAAGGAGTAAAAATGGCGCAACTTTCGAAGATATAGGTCATGTAAAAGGTTCAGGGAATAGTTCTTCTGAAAAAACATATTCACTTGTGGATGATGGTCCGTATGAGGGAAATTCATATTATCGTTTAAAGCAAACAGATTTTGACGGGAAGAATGAGACGTTTGAAATGGTCGCTGTTTATTATGAAAAACAACCCGGCGGCGGTTGCATATTAAAAGTATTTCCGAATCCTTGCGCAGGTCAATGTACGGTAGCTTTAACTGATTGTATAAGTGCGGAGGATCCTGAGATCAATGTTGAACTGATTGATGCCGCAGGAAATAAGGTATATTCTAAAATACCATATCGTGATGATAAGGGTTCGTTCAACTTTCAGATCGATACCGAGAACAATCTTACTCCCGGGGTTTATATTGTCCGCGGTATAAACAAAAAAGAAAGTTACGCTCAAAAATTACTTGTAAAATAA
- the uvrC gene encoding excinuclease ABC subunit UvrC: MNKSDRIQSILQSLPDKPGIYQYYDEEGKLLYIGKAKNLKKRVSSYFNRDQHENNKTTVLIKKISDINFIIVSTELDALLLENSLIKKHQPRYNVMLKDDKTYPWICIKNERFPRVFSTRTLTKDGSDYFGPYASVKMMNTVLELIHKLYPLRNCSLNLTEENIRKKKFKICLEYHIGNCKGPCEDLQSEEEYNNNIAQIKTILKGNISAAVKQMKTLMNTYAENLEFEKAQLIKEKTDLLEKYQSKSTVVSPTIEDVDVFSIVTDEGHGYVNYLKVMNGAIIQGHTLELKKKLDESPEELLTLAIAELRLRFKSDSKEIIVPFAPELKFDGIEYTMPQRGDKRQLLELSERNAHYYRKEKERQELLVDPERHTKRIMQQMMKDLRLKEEPHVIECFDNSNIQGAYPVAAMTVFREAKPSKKDYRHFNIKTVEGPDDFASMEEVIYRRYKRLIDEKQPLPQLIVIDGGKGQLSSAVNSLEKLGLMGQVGIIGIAKKLEELYYPGDSIPMYLDKKSETLKIIQHIRDEAHRFGITHHRKRRSKGTIKTELTQIPGISDKTAGKLLKIFKSVKGVKEADLTDISKAIGKGKAQLIKNYYK; encoded by the coding sequence ATGAATAAAAGTGACCGAATACAATCCATTCTTCAATCACTACCTGACAAGCCGGGCATTTATCAATATTATGATGAGGAAGGAAAATTATTATATATAGGCAAAGCCAAAAACCTGAAAAAACGAGTATCCTCTTATTTTAACCGTGACCAGCACGAGAACAACAAAACTACGGTGCTGATTAAAAAGATCAGCGACATCAATTTCATTATTGTCAGCACAGAACTGGATGCTCTTTTGCTTGAAAACAGCCTGATAAAAAAACATCAGCCGCGCTATAACGTAATGCTGAAGGACGACAAAACATATCCGTGGATATGTATAAAAAACGAACGCTTTCCCCGCGTATTCTCAACCCGTACACTCACAAAAGACGGCTCTGACTATTTTGGCCCCTACGCTTCGGTAAAAATGATGAACACTGTACTCGAACTTATTCACAAACTTTATCCTTTGCGGAATTGCAGCCTTAATTTAACGGAAGAAAATATCAGGAAGAAGAAGTTCAAGATTTGCCTGGAATATCACATAGGAAATTGCAAAGGACCCTGTGAAGATCTGCAGAGCGAAGAAGAGTACAACAACAATATTGCGCAAATAAAAACTATTTTAAAAGGAAATATTTCAGCCGCTGTAAAACAAATGAAAACGCTGATGAATACCTACGCCGAAAATCTTGAATTTGAAAAAGCTCAACTTATAAAAGAAAAAACTGACCTGCTCGAAAAATACCAAAGCAAATCAACTGTTGTAAGTCCGACCATTGAAGATGTTGACGTATTTTCCATAGTTACTGATGAAGGCCATGGCTATGTAAACTACCTGAAAGTGATGAATGGAGCCATCATACAGGGTCATACGCTTGAGCTGAAAAAGAAACTGGATGAAAGTCCTGAAGAACTTCTTACTTTGGCTATAGCTGAATTACGCTTACGCTTCAAAAGCGATTCGAAAGAGATTATTGTACCGTTTGCGCCGGAACTGAAATTTGACGGTATAGAATATACCATGCCTCAACGCGGTGATAAACGTCAGTTACTGGAACTTTCTGAACGCAATGCACATTACTACCGTAAAGAAAAAGAACGCCAGGAACTATTAGTGGACCCCGAGCGCCACACGAAACGAATCATGCAGCAGATGATGAAAGACCTCCGGCTGAAAGAAGAACCGCACGTAATAGAATGCTTTGACAATTCCAACATACAGGGTGCATACCCAGTCGCGGCAATGACCGTTTTCAGGGAGGCTAAACCCAGTAAAAAAGATTACAGGCACTTTAACATTAAAACAGTTGAAGGTCCCGATGATTTCGCATCAATGGAAGAAGTGATCTACAGGCGCTACAAAAGGCTTATCGATGAAAAGCAGCCTCTCCCACAGTTAATAGTTATTGATGGCGGTAAGGGACAACTCAGTTCGGCTGTAAATAGTCTTGAAAAACTTGGTTTAATGGGACAAGTCGGCATCATAGGAATTGCTAAAAAACTGGAAGAACTCTATTATCCCGGCGACTCAATTCCAATGTATCTCGACAAAAAATCCGAGACATTAAAGATCATACAACATATTCGTGATGAGGCTCATCGCTTCGGAATCACACACCACCGCAAGCGCCGCTCAAAGGGTACAATTAAAACAGAACTCACTCAAATACCCGGCATAAGCGATAAAACCGCCGGCAAGCTGCTCAAAATATTCAAATCGGTTAAAGGGGTTAAAGAAGCGGATCTGACTGACATTTCAAAAGCAATTGGGAAGGGAAAAGCACAGTTAATAAAAAATTATTACAAATAA